A single genomic interval of Lathyrus oleraceus cultivar Zhongwan6 chromosome 7, CAAS_Psat_ZW6_1.0, whole genome shotgun sequence harbors:
- the LOC127106023 gene encoding uncharacterized protein LOC127106023, whose protein sequence is MGKGFIWATAEDLNRNRGRVLSLYRQTLRSLNSPLLPLNFASRLAMKAKVRAMFWVGSDERSLHNIADLIDASEYSLSFLKKGQFPPRHIT, encoded by the coding sequence ATGGGAAAGGGATTCATATGGGCGACTGCAGAGGATTTGAATCGGAACAGGGGTCGAGTTCTGTCGCTATATCGTCAGACACTGAGAAGCCTGAATTCTCCTTTGTTGCCACTGAACTTTGCCTCTAGATTGGCTATGAAAGCTAAGGTACGTGCAATGTTTTGGGTTGGTTCTGATGAACGCTCTTTGCATAACATTGCTGACCTAATTGATGCTTCTGAATACTCTCTTTCCTTTCTCAAAAAAGGTCAATTTCCTCCTCGTCACATCACCTGA